Below is a window of Watersipora subatra chromosome 11, tzWatSuba1.1, whole genome shotgun sequence DNA.
GTTTACATTCCTGTCTCCAACAGTGGCTTAtcttgggaattgaacccctgATCAGTTGTAAGGAGGTCAGACACCTTAGACCACTAAACCACAGCAGCTCGCTAAGCTCTCATTGGAATGTTGGCCAAGTGAATAGCCAGCCTCATAACTATGATAATTTGTATTTATCAATAACCTGAGCTACTGCTCATGTGCgataataaaaaacagttatcaaatatttcatacaaaATTACACCTCAGAAAAATAGATTTGGTCCTTTAAAAAGGCTAGCAAATTGCCTAGACTCTTTTACTATCATATCAGCTATAGTTTGCGGTAGCATTGAGCGATGTGTGGAAGCATTTTATACCAGGGCTGTTCCACTTTTAGTATGGCTTGGAGCAGATAGCAGACGGACTTGGAACAAGTGTTGCTACCGCTAGAAGAGAGACAGGTAGACAGAATATGACATGTGAAAAGGGTGAGAGCCTCTACATTGTATTCTTTTCAATCTTGTTGGTAGAACTGGATGTTATAGTTGGCAGTAGTTAGCAAGTGATTGACAGTGGTTGTTAGCTAGTGGTTGTTAGCTAGTGGTTTGTAGTGGTCAGGAAATGATTGGCAGTGATTAACAAGTGATTGGCAGGTGTTGGAAGTTGATTGGCGGAAGTTAGCAAGGAGTCAAGTCCTTACATATGTACAAGTTTGCTATCTTCTAGAGCAACCCAACCCCATCCACAACAAAAGTTCTTAGTTGGAGAAACAGCCTGAACAGCAGTGAAAATGCAATAACTtgcagctaaaaatatttggtctcGCTTAAGCTGGTTTGGGCAGGCTTAACCTGGTTTGCCAGTTTAGCACTAGTGAATATAATTCTTACATTTATACTGGATCAACGTTGCCCTTTTGGTAGAGATGAAATagtgcaaaataaaacaaagaaattaTGCAATGATCATACATTGTTCAGTTGACAATTTCAAAGAGTGTGATTGAAAAAGATGGTATTAGAATCTGTTAAAACAATCATTTTTTGATGTTGAATTTTGGTCTGAATTCAAACACAAGATGGCTATTATTGGTGCAATTTTATGGTACATATGGCATAGCACAGAATCACTTTTCGTACATGTATTGCAGTGTTTAAAGTCATTTGCTTCTCTTGAGCTGTTTTGGTATTACTGTCACCAATTTGGTACCTGTCTACAACTTGCTCTGAGTGTCAGTGTTACAACCTGCTGTGTGTGTCAGCACAGTAGCTGGCTCTGAGTGTCAGTGTCATAACCTGCTGTTCATGTCAGCGCAGTAACCGGCTCTGAATTTCAGTCTGACAGATTGCTCAAAGCGTCAATGTAACTGGTTGCTATATGTGTTAGGGCTGCATACACCCCGTAGCTGTAGAATACTTCACTCTGAGTGGCAGTGTGACTGCTTTCTCCGACAGTTTAAGTGGTGTGTCGAAATGTCACCTTGATGTAGCTAACTGTCAGTGTTACAGCTTGTTCCAGGAGTTAACGTGACAGCCTACTCTTAGTGTCAGTTTTATGAATTGCTACCCCCTAGTGAAACAGATTATAAAGAATTAATGGTTTCCGTTGTACGCTATACATTAAAAACTTTCAGGCAGTAACTAAAGTAAAACTACAAACTAACGAAGTACTTTGTACAACTAACTCATAGAAAGTACAAACTGAAGTAAACTTAGTTTAACTCATTGTACCCTGTTTTATGCTCGTATTCATGCATTGTTCTGGCTGGAATAAGGATGCATAATATTCGCTGAATGCTTTAGGTGTGGACCCACTCGGCAATCCATATGCAACTGCTGCAGGGCTGAAACAGCTGATTGACGATGAGCTGTGTGCCAGCTATACTTATCCCCAGGCTCCAGGTAATATATTCTACTGACATCCCCACCGATGCTCGGATTTCTTTCATTCTTTACGCAAATTGTTTCAAGACAAAAACTTATCAGCGCGTTTATTCGAGACAATTGTACTTAATTGTACTTAACACGAAGTCGGATTCTCAAGTTTCTAATGAGATAGATTGTGTCACATTTACTCGGAAAATGAAAGACTGCCAATTGAGCTCGACATTGCTTGAAATGGACCCGCTTATAAATAAGCCATAGCGAGCCTGCTCTCAGAACTCTTTTCCCACAATAGAATTTATTAACATGAAACATAGCGCTTATTATACTAAAGAATAGTCTACAGTTTTGCaaggtgatagagtggtgcaaTTGGTAGATCATTGGTCCACCAGACTGGAGGTCATGAGTTCGAGACCCATTAAAGCAATGTTTTACAAAGCATTTTAATTACATCCTATATGTTTTCTTGTGAATGCTGGTTTCAAGATTACAAGATCATTCTTTTATAATATAGTGAAATGATTATCTGTAAAAGTGCCATCAAACCATATTTGTCAAATAATTATACAACAACTTTGTGTTCGTCTCAAGCTGGTTAACActtttttagcaaatttattattggtaaaataaaattgagatTTTGAATTGCAACTGTGTTGAACACCTGACTTCCTGCTGGATAGATATATCCTGCGCTCCAGACCTTTTGATGGGCGACACTACTGACCACCTGTTTGGTGACTATAGTATATAGCCAATCTCTTGCTAGGTGACCACGTCTTGCAGCTAATCTCTTGCTAGGTGACCATGTCTCACAGCTAATCTCTTGCTAGGTGAACATGTCTCACAGCTAATCTCTTGCTAGGTGACTATGTCTCACAGCTAATATCTTGCTAGGTGACCATGTCTCACAGCTAATCTCTTGCTAGGTGACCGTGTCTCACAGCTAATCTCTTGCTAGGTGACCATTTTGTCTAACAGCTTGTCTAACACCAAATCTCTTCCTTGACAAGTTAACAACCTGACCACCTATTGGTTGACCAAGTAAAATACCTGATTTTGCTTGCTGAGTGACTATATTAAACAAATGATCTCCTTCCTGCTGACTATCTCACAAACTCGATTTCCTGCTAAGTGTCATGTTCAGGGTTGTGCTCACTTGATGATGACCTGATGATGACTTGCTGTACACTGAAAACTTTCCTATGTCTGCGCCCAAAGGCTTACATTTTTAATCACATTTAAAATTAACAGCTGATATACATTTTTAACGAAAACCGACGACATATAACATGCATATTTAAAGGACACATTTCTGAGTTCACCTTGAATTCTGTTTAGTACAGTCAAAACACCAACACAATAATTGTACTTCTTAGaaatctcacaaaaagtgaATTCTATTGTTCGCCTGTGCATGTAAACTTCTAACggcaaataaaaacatttaaattaaGTTGTTTGGAAAGTAAGTTTTTAAAGTATACATCCATAATCAGGAGCCAGACAAGTAAAACCATAAATGCTTTTCACTTGAATTggttaaagtttaattttttgttgttgtttattattaataaaaatctGTTGTATTAGTATTTAATAGCCCAGCCTCATCTGACATAACATATCATCTGATAAAATGGCATTAACAAACTGTACGCCAAAGTTTAAAGATCTCTATGAGCAAGCTCATGGAGACGTGAACCAATCATCTCATTGATTTCATTGACCTCATTGATCTCTGCAGTGCTGGGAAGATGCTTGCCGTCATTCCTATCTGAGATTGTGGATACAACACAGAACCTGGTTGGACAAGTGGCTGGGGCTAATGAATCAGAAATACGTGATGCTAGCAATAACACAGTTACGTTAGGAAATCTCATCGACGGTTCAGGGTGAGAAAACTACGATATTTGTCTGGATTTACTGAAAGAAGTTTAAATAAAGCTTAACACTGAAAGAAAAAATCTCTAATAtttatctttaaaggttgacttgcaacaaaattcacattacagttatttggtatcaaaagattcaccatgtcttactctgctgtgttgtaggtacaaaatatgtggaaatgtgattacaagttcttaaaagctcaaaaacaaacagttaatcgcagccacaagagaccgccgtagtttggattctctttccaaaacggctcaaatgtgacgtagctgtgttagatggtttctgtttacattttcacacaaccttattcgtcgaaatattttcacaaatataattcatgcattcaataaaaccatgtctattgttcttacacatctattttatcgtcattgtaatgctgtcacttttagcactcatatcttataacttaccgtgaaaatttgtttaattttttaaccttaactcgaaggagtacatatcattgtctgataatcatgacaagcctgttgatcacctgtgataatcgaaaagtgctgcagaaattatttccgaagtattgggtcacgtgatcagattacaacttgacgattagatcaagccgaaacaaaactgtaaagtagcgagcatctatatttgatacggggtcttcggtaaaacccgaagtgtttgtcataagctagtgctacgagaagttttatattgagctttttattggcctttcaattcacgtgagaacatcatgtgacaagacaataaccaaactgtaatgactacgtcagagaaataaacagattccaatctacggcggcttttcgtttttgagcttttaagagcttgtaatcacatttccacatatttggcacctacaacacaacagagtaagacatggtgaatcttttgataccaaataactgtaatgtgaattttgttgcaagtcaacctttaagaagtATGTTAAAGCTGTTGATTGCGTACAGTTGTGACCACAGCAGCCATAATCCATCTTGCCTTTTTAATGTTGATTGAAAGGTGAACTTACACAcagttttagtatattttatcagaaagtattggtattttttatcaattgcGATTGGTTCTGAAGTTAGAGGTGatatgactgccaggatgtttcaagattaaaatcaacagaaCATGATCAAGGTTGAAacaattatgatgtctatagttgcagcTAGTAGCGCTGCAACTTGAAAGCgatagtcgatatcaactatcgcaacgataataactagtgatgtcattctgcatgttttttaatggttttaaccgcgatcaagttttatcaattttaatcttgaaacattctggcaatcagatcacctcaaacatcaaaaacaatcgcaaatgataaaaaacaccgACACTTTCTAAAAACAATTCACAAAAAgtctgtgcaagttcatctttaaataaaatttttaaaatgaatatgAGGTGGGACAACTCCCTTCATTAAAATATTGTACATGCAACTTCTAGAGCTACAATGTGTAGAGAATCTAGAGAATCATGTgtaggtttttaaaaaaattacttttgcgTTGTTTAGAAAAGTGCATCTGGGCTGGCTAGAAAAGTATTTTTGGGTTGGCTGGAGAGGTATTTCTGTGCTGGCTAAGGAAGGTAAGTACAGGTTCCGGGATAACAttcaaaagataaaaaataagcCAGGGAAATAGAATTGGGGTTACAAAAATGTgtgcaaatataaaaatacctAATAGTAAGGCTAAATAAAAGTCTAGATTGTTTATTTTACTAGGTTTGTTACAAAACTGCTGGAAGCGAGAGATTACGGAGAGAAGATTCTAGGAGATCTTGAGAATTCAAAGTGGTTTATACTCGGGTATGTACACTAAATCCAAGTTATAGCCTGCTACTACAAAACTATGCTACTACGAAAAGCAGTTTTGAAGAtcaataattaaaattaattaattttaccagttattattattattttacttatcactCATCTAGCTCTACAATGATAAAGCAACTAACACACTGCTCAAAAAAGGTTCAAATCAAATGGTTATTATAATATTGGATTTTGATCAAGTGTTTAGCAAACAGCAAAGAACAATAACTTTGTGGTATGTATAGTTGTCCGCTCTATCCATGATAAGCGGTATGATAGACAGCAATTAGCAATTGCTTGTGGTGTATTTGCCTACTgaaacttctaattgaatgccacctctatttgaacaccacctctatttgaccactactatagatgaatagttgaacaatagagcgccatggtgttcaatgTAGGTTTTGCggtaatttgtatttaaatttaaggttgtctgctctttttgtgataatgtttaaaataaaaaagataactttgaaaaataatctTGTAGTAAATATTCCAAGTACTGTACTGTATATTGAAAGACAACTTAATAAGTTTTCTGCTCTTTTTTAATATAAGTTAGACTGTGAAGGAAGAAAATTTTTAGGTTCttgttttgcaaaattattgtAATACAGATACACATTTGAGGACAGTTTACTAAAATCCACCTTACATGTAAATCTACTAAACAAATTGTTACTCTAATGAATGAGTAATAATTTCCTCGGAATTTACTTGTTATTGCAATGTTTTTTTGATATAAACTGTATTTGTGTTTCTCTAAGCTTATGATCTCTTGTAGAGGTATGATTCTGGCTATGATTGTTGCATTCATATGGATCGTGTTGATGAGATGGATTGCCGGAATTATCGTCTGGTTTACCATAGCCGCTTTCTTTGGACTTTTCGGTTTCTGTAAGTATACTGACAATCCAGCAATTAATCTCTCTATGCACACTACAATGATTGATATTATCAGTTGACACTATATACATGCGTGTAGAGGTTGGTTTGCCAATTGATACCAATACGTTTATTTTTTAGAGGTCTCCTAATCTTATTGGACAATGCATTTCTAGGTCTCCTAATCTCATTGGGTAACCCATTACTAGGTCTCTTAATCTCATTTGACAATCAATTCAATTGCTGAGTTTCTTTATCTGATTGGATGGACACTTCATTGCATATTTATCGTGAAAAACTTTGGCTAAATCTCTTAAAGTTTAGAGTTCATTATCACTGCTTGTAAATACGAGCCTGTGATTACATCCATGAGttaaattcttttttaaaacacATAAATACGAGGCTGTGATTGCATCTACGAGTTAAATTCCTCTTTAAAACACACAAAACTGGCGATAGGCAGCGAGCTCGCTGTATGTGTATCATGACTGCATGTTTCTCAATAGTTAGGACAGCTAGTTCAATGCTCGACATATGTGACAAGTGTCAGCTGTCAGGTTTGCCAAGCATGACAAGTCTCATTCTGTAACTAACCTGTTTTAGTTATTCACCGATGACATTTAATTACAAGTGTCAGATTGGTGAAAATTTTAGTGTATGGAACTTGTGACTTCAAACGGCTTCATAAATTTGTTTGCtgtattgtttttttactaGCATTACTTGACACCGAAAGGtttcaaatttattattttacttgcaCCAGTCCAGTGTTGCTAGTTCAGTTTTAACTTTATCAACAATTTAATTGAGAACTTTAAATTAATTTTGCTTCATAGTGTACTGTGCGACTAAAATAAATATGGTTTTGACAGTGAAGCGCTTTATGACACCTGCTATACCTGTCAAAAATTACAAGTAACGTGATTAGGCACTTGTTTTAGGCTGCTATTACTCGTACGATACATATTACTCCATGAAGAATTTAAACACCACTGGAGAATTCATCTTTACAACCGACCTCACATATTACCTATCACTCAAGGAGACTTGGCTAGCATTTGGATGCACGTCAGCGACCATTCTCACCATTCTTCTCCTCATCATACTCTTCCTGAGGAAACGCATACTGCTTGCTATAGCCCTGATCAAAGAAGGAAGCAGGTTATATTCTTTGTTTTTGTGTTCTCATATGATTGTTAGACATGCTATTTCAAAACAATTAGTGTCAACTGAGTTCTGTCTGGTTTGAAAGGCTGGCAGAACACTTGTAAACAGCAGTAATGATCAAAATGATGtcttaatataacaataattaacCATTTATTAACAATTTGGTAATATACCGTACTATAAAACCTGTTTAGGCTAAAATATCTACACTCCTGAGCTATGACAGGATATAGCAGGTTACATATGTCATACTGTCCCGTACTGACATCTCTTGACAGGTTACGCATTGCATATTTTCCACCACTGGCAACATATAGTGGGTTACTTGTAGTTAACTTATACTCTCCAATATTGACATTACAAAACAGGTTACACATTTCATATTATCAATGACTGACAACATATGGCAGGTTATGTTTTTCAACTGGTCTAAAGATCTGACACTATGTTTAGagtataataaatttaaatcatTGGTCTTAAGGCATCAGTAATCTAGAATCTTGTTGTTTCTTTGCAGGGCGATTGGCATGATGATGTTTACTCTTATATGGCCAATATGGCCATTCCTTCTTGAGATCAGCCTTCTTGCCTATTGGGGTACAACATGCGTATATCTTGCCTCCTCTACCAAAAAAGTCTACCAAGCCACCAACTCATCGGTGCTAGATAGTAATGAAACATTTCACTTTCAAGGAACTACCTCTGCACCGGTAAGATGTCTTCTTCTTGGCAGTTGCTTGTGAGCTTCAACAAGTCAATGGGAACTCTGCTAGCAAAGTCCATGGCAGATTGGGCTGTAGTTTTATCAGCACTTTTATGCTTTTAgtttaaatttcaatttcaatttagTTTGGATGTGAGTTTaatgtagttttaaatttaatttaattttggttttaaattcaTGTGTTAGTATCCATTAAactgaaaagtttaaaattcaATACCAATTTTAATATTAGATTGGAACTTGGAgtcatatttgatttttagttttaatttgagTTTAAATTTAATGTGGCGTTGTAGATTTAAtttgtgttttaaaattaattttaatttggaATTTTGTCTGAACTTTAGTTGTTATTTAAGTCTTAATTTGTATTAAGGTTCTAAATTTAATTTGGACTTCCAGTTTTAATTTGAAGCTAAAATTTTCTCTGAATGCGAGTTATTATTtactgccaataaagtaatataacaTTTAGATTTCTATTTTAAACGAGTTTGAATTTAAGAATTGATTTAAATCTTTAACTATGCAGAAATCTAATATTAAAATTCAGTTTATTCAAACAAATTAAGTTTTTCTCATAGCTTCTATAAACTGGTAGTTACACAGAAAACGGCAGCAAAAAACGTAAAATTGATCCTGTTGTCACTCCCTAAGAGAGTGAGAAATTATGTTTTCTCCCAGAAACTGACAACCATGTATCCTGTCTCCTCCATTTTCCTACCAGCTCCAGCCAAATTACACGCATTCTTGTGATTACAGAGAGTACACGAAATCAGCAGAGTACCTTGGACAACCACTATAGTTCCATTTCTTGGACAACCACTATGGTTCCATTGTGTGTACCTTGGACAACCACTATGGTTTCATTCCTTGGACAACCACTATGGTTCCATTGTGTGTACCTTGGACAACCACTATGGTTCCATTCCTTGGACAACCACTATGGTTCCATTGTGTGTACCTTGGACAACCACTATGGTTCCATTCCTTAGACAACCACTATGGTTCCATTGTGTGTACCTTGGACAACCACTATGGTTCCATTCCTTGGACAACCACTATGGTTCCATTCCTTAGTAGCTTCCGAAATATGAAAGtgtagaaaatgtttaaaatggaatagcttgcctGGCATTTTCTTGAACATCATTCACAAGTGCCGGTTTCAATTTTTGGCAAGCATGAAACTTTGGTAAAAATTTGTGAATTTGTGTCTTGAGATTTTTGCCATTTCTCTTTGGCAGATGCCGCAAACTTGCAGATTAACCGCATAATGGAAACAGCGAATAGCTGAAAGTAATTGGCATCAGTCTAACTACGACTGAAGTTTTCACACGTTTTCACACAAGTGAATTGAGATTTGAATTATAAAATACTTGACCaatcaatttacagtttaatGCTCAGGAAACTTTTAAAATCAATTGAAAACAAATGAATATGTTTATTGAAATGAACGAGTATTATAATTTCAATTATACGGTGTAATTATGAGATAGCTTAAAATTAAAATGtctttttgttattaattcataGATTAAGTATTGATTGGACGAACTAAGGCAATAGCACATCATTAGAAAATTAAGAATGTTTTTTACACATGAATATTACTAAATATCAACTAATATGTGTCTTTTTAGTCTGGTTTTGGTTtaacatgaaaaataaatttgtattcaTTGACAAAATTTACCAAATTTAACATGATTTTtaaacatatgtatacatgtaactGCATGAAAGCAAATTGGAGTCGTTGAAGTATTAGTATCATCTTAATATTTAATTGGCTTAATAGGATAGGATAAAATGGGTGCCCAATAAATAGCTTACAAGTATATTTTTTTCAGAATACTTTTGCTGGCAGACTGTCTACAAAATATTGTTCTCGAATATGTGCAGTCTGCGGTTTTCTGAGATACTAAAGAAAGTGGTTTTATGCCATAAATAGAAAATTTCAGAAAAGTATTACTATTACACTAAGAAAAATTACTAAAGAAAAAAATATGagaattgaaaaaaagaaaaaactaattAAAAAGTAGTAGTAAGTAATAGAATAAATTACTAGGTGGTCCTGTATTTGGGGTGACCACTGTAATTAGGGTGACCACTGTAATTAGGGTGACCACTGTAATTAGGGTGACCACTGTAATTAGGGTCACAACTGTAATTTGGGTCATCACTGTAATTAGGATCACCACGGTATTACACAGGACATAAACTTTACAAATATTACTatacaattttaaattaaaagtgattGCTTGAACAGTgagatttattttaaaatttgaagtgCTTTGAGAAATTTCAACGAGCTATCAAGTTTTGTACAGGTAGTAAGTAGCTTTATAAAAATGCTATTCACAGATGGTGACCTTGCTTGCTctgtaaaaaaaaaaaaagagGTATTCAAGAGAAATATTCAAGCTATTAATCCAACtcacattttattgttgttgtagGTTGACATTCTTGCTATACCATGTGACGCAGCTGGAGTGAATTCTactttgggagttgtctgctcttttgTAGAAAATGACATACTATCCTATACAATATACTTGCAGGTAATGCTAGTAgactaaagctaaaaaattaagtATTGCAAAAAACTTCAACATCTTTTTTATGCAGAAAAGCCAAAAGGTGTTCTTTTTTAGTAGTTTAGCATAATAAAACTTGAGTGGTTAAGCATTATGACCTCAATTTTTCTGACCTGCTAGTCAGAGAATCTGTCATTGTTTGATTCAAGGAGCTTCTGATTGGCTAACAGTGTATTCAGAAGACATGTATTATTTACTAACAGGTCTGTCAACAAAGTAATTAAATATCTAGATTTACTAAAGCAACAGTTTGTgctattttaaaacttaattcATTTGCTATTTGTTAGTTGCGAGCATCAACAGGAAACcagttgtttttaaattttatcgtaTATCTTGCTTTCATATTGATCTCAAATTCAATCAGTTCTGACTCAGTGATAGAGATAAATATCTCTATGTTGAAATCCATAGAGCACTACACGGTTGTAGAAGTCTCATTTCGATATTAATGTGAACCCAACATATTCTAAATTGGTTCCCAATAAATTTTGCATACTCAGTCTAACATGTTAGCATTTCTAGGTTCAATGAGTAAGGGAAAGAAGTAAAAGAAAAGTTGCTGAACCTATAGCCTCAGAAACACTTATTGACTCTTTCAGATCTACATGCTGTTTATGTTCTTCTGGGTGATGAACTGGATCATAGGCTTTGGTCAGATGGTTCTTGCTGGAGCATTCGCATCCTACTATTGGGCATTTGATAAGAAGGAGCACATGCCAGTGTTTCCTATTCTGGGTTCAGTTGGCCGAACTCTTTTGTAAGTAACCCAGGCTTGATCAGCAATGACAAGTTAATTAACTGGCTTTATATATTGCTAGACTTATCTTTTAAAGCACtatgtaatctatatatataaatatgtaatatatatatataaatatgtaatctatatatataaatatgtaatatatatataaatatgtaatctatatatataaatatgtaatatatatatataaatatgtaatctatatatataaatatgtaatctatatatatatatataaatatgtaatctatatatataaatttaagtaTTTGTCGTTTGTTAACcgcgtgtccagttatagcaataaagcttTTAATCTGCTATGCAACACAACCTGCTTGGCATACTATGGGATAATTGTAAAcgtacttattacacctgccaatatTTAATGACGATTGGTTAAATGGGCACGCTTCATGCCTTAGTTAGCATGCTTGAACTAATTTACAAGAAATATGAACTAGGAAAAAATACGTGCCCAGATTTCCtcaaaatgcaataaatatatgtatatatagcattaacTTAGTTGAACATGTAGCACactcagaaataaacaaaagcctttatttaaaagttaaaatgccATATATTCTATAAACTGATtagaatttatttttttctgtaaAAGACCTTTTTTGTTACCCACGCAACGCCGTGCGTTCACCTAGTATTTAAATAAACGTTGAACTCTGTATAGTGGTCTTGCTATAAGTAGTTTTTAGTATAAAATGTTCTAATATTCTATTTGAACACACCCCTTAGGGGTGCCCACACCCATAAAAATACAAATCCTGaatattaattctacatattcaggatttttattttgttttctcagttcctATTAATTGTATCGTTaacgaatcatcttttattgtaatcgtagcaaaaccaacttaatttagctattacttgctaattattttctATTTACAACTAAACCTTCTTATAGGcgttttaatttattaatttatttgacctgcatgaaacattttcctcatgatatgaagtttaaatgttgtttgacaaactttgaaaacctttacagttgacaatgccgggtagcacagctggCCATTTAAGGTTTCTTACTGGTAATTAGTTTATTTGACTTTACCTACATACATGTTTAGGTAACATAATTTTAATGCTCGTATTTATTAAGGAGTTATGGTTGGGTTTTGGGTTGTAGAACATTgagtttaatatatatgtttgtTTGTACTTATACAGATTGGACTGTAGTATAAAGGTTTAACTGTAATATAGAGATTTGCCTGTAGTATAAAGGTTTTGCTGTATTATTATAGATGTGTGACTGTACTATCTATAGATAATTGACTAAAGGTAGTAGTATAGtataaaggtttgactgtagtatgaaGGCTTGACTGTACCtttaaggtttgactgtagtataaaagttgtatgttactatagatgtttgactgtactataGATGTTTATTTGTACTATAGATGTTTATCTGTACTATAGATGTTTATTTGTACTATAGATGTTTATCTGTACTATAGATGTTTATCTGTTCTATAGGTGCTTATCTGTGCTATGAATGTTTATCTGTACTATAGATGTCTGGCTGTATTatagatgtttgactgtactatgCAGAAACTAGCTAATGCATAGAAATTATAGTACTAAATCAGTAGTTCTCAACCAGGGTTTGGTGAGTCAGTGTCAGAGGTTCAGTTGA
It encodes the following:
- the LOC137408716 gene encoding choline transporter-like protein 2 isoform X1, with translation MCGGGEVEDSSAATKEGEETKYGNSREYDPTFNGPIKKRGCTDVICCILFVICIAGMVVVGVLAYQNGDPKLLLYPSDSNGSLCGYGDYLDRPNLFFFDLVDCAKVGPAIVTNGCPTKQICVTSCPTEYWTWYVQYGLEQIADGLGTSVATARRETGRQNMTCEKGVDPLGNPYATAAGLKQLIDDELCASYTYPQAPVLGRCLPSFLSEIVDTTQNLVGQVAGANESEIRDASNNTVTLGNLIDGSGFVTKLLEARDYGEKILGDLENSKWFILGGMILAMIVAFIWIVLMRWIAGIIVWFTIAAFFGLFGFCCYYSYDTYYSMKNLNTTGEFIFTTDLTYYLSLKETWLAFGCTSATILTILLLIILFLRKRILLAIALIKEGSRAIGMMMFTLIWPIWPFLLEISLLAYWGTTCVYLASSTKKVYQATNSSVLDSNETFHFQGTTSAPVDILAIPCDAAGVNSTLGVVCSFVENDILSYTIYLQIYMLFMFFWVMNWIIGFGQMVLAGAFASYYWAFDKKEHMPVFPILGSVGRTLLYHTGSIAFGALIIAIIQIIRVGLEYLDAKLKGAENPVAKFLLKCLKCCFWCLEKFMKMINKNAYILIAIYGKNFCTAAKDAFFLIMRNIVRVAVIDKVTDFLMFISKLVIVGTMIGLSFYFFSPTIPNRPTFIEDVSPSDLNFYFIPIIVIGVGSYIVASVFFSVYGMAVDTLFLCFLEDLERNDGSVEKPYYMNKELKDLVGKKNAKPKEIEMDKKG
- the LOC137408716 gene encoding choline transporter-like protein 2 isoform X2 translates to MCGGGEVEDSSAATKEGEETKYGNSREYDPTFNGPIKKRGCTDVICCILFVICIAGMVVVGVLAYQNGDPKLLLYPSDSNGSLCGYGDYLDRPNLFFFDLVDCAKVGPAIVTNGCPTKQICVTSCPTEYWTWYVQYGLEQIADGLGTSVATARRETGRQNMTCEKGVDPLGNPYATAAGLKQLIDDELCASYTYPQAPVLGRCLPSFLSEIVDTTQNLVGQVAGANESEIRDASNNTVTLGNLIDGSGFVTKLLEARDYGEKILGDLENSKWFILGGMILAMIVAFIWIVLMRWIAGIIVWFTIAAFFGLFGFCCYYSYDTYYSMKNLNTTGEFIFTTDLTYYLSLKETWLAFGCTSATILTILLLIILFLRKRILLAIALIKEGSRAIGMMMFTLIWPIWPFLLEISLLAYWGTTCVYLASSTKKVYQATNSSVLDSNETFHFQGTTSAPVDILAIPCDAAGVNSTLGVVCSFVENDILSYTIYLQIYMLFMFFWVMNWIIGFGQMVLAGAFASYYWAFDKKEHMPVFPILGSVGRTLLYHTGSIAFGALIIAIIQIIRVGLEYLDAKLKGAENPVAKFLLKCLKCCFWCLEKFMKMINKNAYILIAIYGKNFCTAAKDAFFLIMRNIVRVAVIDKVTDFLMFISKLVIVGTMTILSFFFFDGTFGTYFSVLQTYQPELTYHFIPTIVIGVGSYIVASVFFSVYGMAVDTLFLCFLEDLERNDGSVEKPYYMNKELKDLVGKKNAKPKEIEMDKKG